The following are from one region of the Platichthys flesus chromosome 2, fPlaFle2.1, whole genome shotgun sequence genome:
- the LOC133962683 gene encoding plexin-A2-like codes for MGTCLDKGWTYCGPTKGHGPPKVMLWPLALWLLTLISVNQKTTVGQTLNTFQSERREWSLNHLTVHQSTGALYIGAVNRIYKLSSNLTLLVSHDTGPEYDNKACYPPLIVQPCSEPLASTDNVNKLLLIDYSHNRLLACGSLYQGVCKLMRLDDLFILVEPTHKKEHYLSSDNQTGTMYGVVVPSQGQDATLYIGTAVGGKQDYFPTISSRKLPRDPESSAMLDYELHTDFVSSLIKIPSDTLALVPHFDIYYIYGFASGGFVYFMTVQPETPENGMPAGSSPGDLFYTSRIIRLCKGDKRFHSYVSLPVGCVHRGEEYRLLQAAYLTKPGRVLARSLNISVQEDVVFAVFSKGQKQYHDPPDDSALCVFTIQDINTRIKERLQSCYQGEGNLELHWLLGKDVQCTKAPVPIDDHFCGLDINQPLGGSQLVSGQTVFTESRDRLTSVTSYNYNGHSVVFLGTRSGRLKKMVNLRDMEFKA; via the exons ATGGGGACGTGCTTGGATAAAGGATGGACTTACTGCGGCCCCACTAAAGGTCACGGCCCTCCAAAGGTCATGTTGTGGCCCCTGGCACTGTGGCTATTGACTCTGATCTCAGTAAATCAAAAGACGACGGTTGGACAGACTCTGAATACCTTCCAATCAGAGAGGAGGGAATGGTCGCTGAACCACCTGACTGTGCATCAGTCCACTGGGGCTCTGTACATCGGAGCCGTAAACCGAATCTACAAGCTGTCGTCTAATCTCACCCTCCTGGTGTCCCATGACACGGGGCCGGAGTACGACAACAAAGCGTGTTATCCTCCTCTGATTGTGCAGCCCTGCTCGGAGCCTTTGGCCTCCACGGACAACGTGAACAAACTGCTGCTCATCGACTACTCTCACAACCGACTGCTGGCTTGTGGCAGCCTCTACCAGGGCGTCTGCAAGCTGATGAGGCTGGACGACTTGTTCATCCTCGTGGAGCCCACACATAAGAAGGAACACTACCTGTCCAGTGACAACCAGACGGGGACGATGTACGGGGTGGTCGTGCCCTCGCAGGGTCAGGACGCCACTCTGTACATCGGCACGGCTGTCGGAGGCAAACAGGACTACTTCCCGACCATCTCCAGCCGCAAGCTCCCTCGTGACCCGGAGTCCTCGGCCATGCTGGACTACGAGCTCCACACTGACTTTGTTTCATCGCTGATAAAAATCCCCTCGGACACACTGGCACTCGTCCCCCACTTTGATATTTACTACATCTATGGCTTCGCTAGCGGCGGCTTCGTCTACTTCATGACCGTCCAGCCGGAGACCCCGGAGAACGGGATGCCTGCAGGCAGCTCCCCTGGCGACCTGTTTTACACCTCTCGCATCATCCGCCTCTGCAAAGGTGACAAGAGGTTCCACTCCtacgtgtcacttcctgtgggGTGCGTACACAGAGGCGAGGAGTACCGCCTGCTTCAGGCCGCGTACCTGACCAAGCCCGGCAGGGTCCTGGCAAGGTCGCTCAACATCAGTGTTCAGGAGGACGTGGTCTTTGCGGTGTTCTCCAAGGGACAGAAGCAGTACCACGACCCTCCGGATGACTCCGCCCTCTGCGTCTTCACAATCCAAGACATCAACACACGCATCAAGGAGCGGCTGCAGTCCTGCTACCAGGGAGAAGGAAACCTGGAGCTGCACTGGCTGCTGGGAAAGGACGTGCAGTGCACCAAGGCG CCTGTTCCCATCGATGATCACTTCTGTGGCCTGGATATAAACCAGCCCCTGGGGGGTTCTCAGCTGGTGTCGGGTCAGACAGTCTTCACCGAGAGCAGGGACAGGCTGACCTCCGTCACCTCCTACAACTACAATGGACACAGTGTGGTCTTCCTGGGCACCAGAAGTGGACGACTGAAGAAG